A stretch of the Haloplanus aerogenes genome encodes the following:
- a CDS encoding DNA-binding protein translates to MSNGSDPTAVLAALDRAQDAFEMVGRGRTAFEDGISADEDWKTQLTKACRLLEVVDTLQSQDGYYTAVIEVCFGAIERSIAAYALAMTNDTLQDFQDHQFSYERSHQIGLFERETAEAMKDLYSENRTESYYGGGRPTQEQAEAMTDLASAVHQFAVSQIREGGVCLCD, encoded by the coding sequence ATGAGTAACGGCTCGGACCCGACAGCTGTGCTCGCAGCACTCGACCGTGCACAGGATGCCTTTGAGATGGTCGGACGCGGTCGAACAGCGTTCGAGGACGGAATTAGTGCCGACGAAGACTGGAAGACACAGCTGACGAAAGCGTGTCGCCTCCTAGAGGTCGTTGACACGCTTCAGTCACAGGATGGGTACTACACGGCTGTCATCGAGGTCTGTTTCGGCGCAATTGAACGGTCGATCGCGGCGTACGCGCTTGCGATGACGAACGATACGCTTCAGGACTTTCAGGACCACCAGTTCAGCTACGAACGTTCCCACCAGATAGGGCTGTTTGAGCGGGAGACTGCAGAGGCGATGAAGGACCTCTACAGCGAGAACCGGACAGAGAGTTATTACGGCGGCGGGCGTCCAACCCAAGAACAGGCGGAAGCAATGACTGATCTCGCCAGCGCTGTTCATCAGTTCGCAGTAAGCCAGATCCGGGAAGGCGGCGTCTGTCTGTGTGACTGA
- a CDS encoding nucleotidyltransferase domain-containing protein — protein MNRETDSTNSSGAAISLSIPPSDPTLFKHKATSDVLLFLTNHRFSDFSLRELATQIGHSHQSVRRAVNVLIANDLVVESPESNQRLVKINRQRLSIPDDPILRIPQPEYHQPVKAAVTELRENINDVVGIILYGSVARGEADRRSDIDLWVLTRSGRAESQREANAIARDLEDTEFDGDRYAYDIDVEAVQAIPAYTEDIREIIVSGIPVYKTSDFETVENLLLEEGAADE, from the coding sequence ATGAACCGCGAGACGGATAGTACGAATTCGTCTGGGGCAGCTATTTCTCTTTCAATACCCCCTTCAGATCCGACTTTATTCAAACACAAGGCGACGAGCGACGTCCTTCTCTTTTTAACAAACCACCGATTCAGTGACTTCTCACTGCGAGAACTCGCGACACAGATTGGTCACTCACACCAGTCCGTCCGGAGGGCAGTAAACGTTCTCATCGCGAACGATCTGGTCGTCGAATCGCCCGAAAGCAACCAGCGACTCGTCAAGATCAACAGACAGCGCCTGTCGATTCCAGACGATCCGATCCTTCGGATCCCCCAACCAGAGTATCATCAACCCGTCAAAGCTGCGGTTACGGAGCTTCGTGAGAACATCAACGACGTCGTCGGCATCATCCTCTATGGGAGTGTGGCTCGGGGCGAGGCTGACCGACGGAGCGATATCGATCTCTGGGTGCTAACCCGGTCTGGGCGGGCCGAAAGCCAACGAGAAGCGAACGCCATTGCCCGTGATCTCGAAGATACGGAGTTCGATGGTGACCGATACGCCTACGATATCGATGTCGAGGCCGTTCAGGCGATCCCGGCGTACACCGAGGATATCCGAGAGATCATCGTTTCGGGAATTCCGGTCTACAAGACGAGTGACTTCGAAACCGTCGAGAACCTCCTCCTGGAGGAAGGAGCCGCCGATGAGTAA
- a CDS encoding DUF7342 family protein, whose translation MTEDEPKSESLMDRQTTGEDRVRMFARQLSEPRTANWIASNAGWSHGPTKRVLERLVDDGILHRDDTGAHTTYFPDYRRQAITEAIRLRDSDHTVEDLTERLTEMNAQIRGWKDEFDVESPNQLRGTIADQVLDVTEEDRRREIAREWEQLQRRIEIVGFAIRE comes from the coding sequence ATGACTGAAGATGAACCGAAATCCGAGAGCCTCATGGACCGCCAGACCACGGGCGAAGACCGCGTGCGGATGTTCGCCCGGCAACTATCGGAGCCACGGACGGCGAACTGGATCGCGTCGAACGCGGGCTGGTCACACGGTCCGACCAAGCGCGTCCTCGAACGGCTCGTCGACGACGGCATCCTCCACCGTGACGACACCGGGGCCCACACGACATACTTCCCCGATTATCGTCGTCAAGCGATTACAGAGGCCATACGCCTTCGAGACAGCGACCACACCGTCGAAGACCTCACCGAACGGCTCACCGAGATGAACGCTCAAATCCGAGGATGGAAGGACGAGTTCGATGTCGAATCGCCGAACCAGCTTCGCGGAACGATCGCTGACCAGGTACTCGACGTCACTGAAGAGGACCGTCGCCGAGAGATTGCGCGTGAGTGGGAACAACTCCAGCGGCGAATCGAAATTGTGGGGTTTGCCATCCGAGAGTAG
- a CDS encoding transposase, producing the protein MAVTQDSHRTVFRQIAQRPYAEWPVYDSTPLYDRSSLAGLESDIRTVSQTWFKHDHHESVENFVYSLPLAYVKFSPHDRYAGSTRYEMDTLFRVFILKECHGWEHETALIEYLECRPALRKQLGLESLPNQSTLWRSWHERFTAELRSTVETAARTILIKAQDTGVAVPREPERRLPSYGDEEDESDPDDQAVLDEAATITEHVSRVVFPAFSLDRGEGCEIHENAYWDLQTYLGLRERLAANEGARSFTYESTRERTPLGHAHREQVRDLSIAEIREMYRQAIGRLLNEVSETEQFFRAGIVAIDITEADPFTGDRTGHEDEIIGTKEKTDEYAYQWATVQLVGNAVPIVLDARPVRKGETRLEIVEDLLDSAEDLVHVDNVLMDREFDSQHVLEMISQRGLSYVVPKRMQTSEKAQANRLLQRDRDRYETDRGLHLGRNEWHETTLIYRRKEDSEHDDHRQYSVFMTNCGSGHLTEYGYRWEIESGYRSIKRFMAATTSKNFGLRFFYFAFACLLYSIWRAVDLLVQVALTGEYEHSPMVTADNTLTLLKKETGIG; encoded by the coding sequence GTGGCTGTGACCCAGGACTCTCACCGGACTGTCTTTCGGCAAATCGCACAGCGACCGTATGCTGAGTGGCCAGTGTACGATTCGACACCGCTGTACGATCGGTCCTCGCTTGCCGGACTGGAATCAGATATTCGGACTGTCTCACAGACGTGGTTCAAACACGACCACCACGAGTCAGTCGAGAACTTCGTCTATTCGCTCCCGCTAGCGTACGTTAAATTCAGCCCTCACGACCGCTACGCAGGGTCGACTCGCTACGAGATGGATACGCTCTTTCGCGTATTTATACTGAAGGAGTGTCATGGGTGGGAACACGAAACAGCGCTGATCGAGTATCTCGAGTGTCGCCCGGCACTCCGCAAGCAGTTAGGCTTGGAGAGTCTACCGAACCAGTCGACGCTATGGCGCAGTTGGCACGAACGGTTCACTGCCGAGCTTCGCAGTACCGTCGAAACAGCTGCGCGGACCATCCTCATCAAAGCCCAGGACACGGGTGTTGCCGTCCCACGCGAACCAGAACGGCGTCTTCCATCCTACGGTGACGAAGAGGACGAATCGGACCCAGACGATCAAGCTGTCCTTGACGAAGCGGCAACAATTACGGAGCACGTCAGTCGTGTTGTCTTCCCGGCATTCTCACTGGATCGAGGTGAGGGCTGTGAGATTCACGAGAACGCTTACTGGGACTTACAGACGTATCTCGGACTTCGTGAGCGCCTCGCGGCCAACGAGGGCGCTCGGAGCTTCACCTACGAGTCAACTCGTGAGCGGACACCGTTAGGGCACGCCCATCGCGAGCAAGTTCGTGACCTCTCAATTGCGGAGATCCGAGAGATGTACCGACAGGCCATCGGAAGACTTCTGAACGAAGTTTCGGAGACAGAGCAGTTCTTCCGAGCTGGGATTGTTGCAATCGACATTACCGAAGCTGATCCCTTCACTGGTGATAGGACTGGGCACGAAGACGAGATCATCGGCACGAAGGAGAAGACCGACGAGTATGCCTACCAGTGGGCGACGGTCCAGTTGGTCGGCAATGCCGTCCCTATCGTGCTGGACGCGCGCCCCGTCCGAAAGGGGGAGACTCGACTGGAAATCGTCGAGGACTTGCTCGATTCAGCTGAGGACCTCGTTCACGTCGATAACGTGCTGATGGACCGGGAATTTGATAGCCAGCACGTTCTGGAGATGATCAGCCAGCGCGGGCTGTCTTACGTCGTCCCGAAACGGATGCAGACCAGCGAGAAGGCACAGGCGAATCGATTGCTCCAACGAGATCGGGATCGATACGAGACCGACCGCGGGCTTCACCTCGGGAGGAACGAATGGCACGAGACGACGCTGATCTACCGACGGAAAGAGGACTCCGAGCACGACGACCACCGGCAGTACTCGGTGTTCATGACGAATTGTGGGAGTGGGCACCTCACTGAGTACGGGTATCGGTGGGAAATCGAGAGCGGGTACAGATCGATAAAGCGGTTCATGGCTGCTACCACGTCGAAGAATTTCGGGCTTCGTTTCTTCTACTTCGCGTTCGCGTGCCTGCTGTACTCGATCTGGCGAGCCGTCGACTTGCTCGTCCAGGTCGCGTTGACCGGTGAGTACGAGCACTCGCCGATGGTGACGGCAGATAACACACTGACGCTGCTGAAGAAGGAGACTGGAATCGGATAG
- a CDS encoding helix-turn-helix domain-containing protein: MEPSSEEVLSIVIQRQSIIQLISTDSYTKPQLVDQLDVSRSTVDRALRELEQYSLMNKNDSQYTLNPYGRFIYQTCIYYHDVIKKSLELWDIRNDIHSSGQVPPNVLYDSEIFVPTESIPDLPAKKLFEMIESILSLHLVLPVLTYRIYDNLHQFVSDEDSSLELILPPEGIQSLRQFEDERCIEESTLITDATNIPPYGFGVYEDADRNKQMNIIIFSNNGVCGLIQNSSRMSTFWGEQKYENINHSSEGTDEIVEPAESSGNEISEISE; this comes from the coding sequence GTGGAGCCCTCCTCGGAAGAAGTGCTTAGTATAGTTATTCAACGTCAAAGTATTATCCAGCTGATTTCCACTGATTCGTATACAAAACCACAATTAGTTGATCAACTGGATGTCTCACGTTCAACTGTTGATCGTGCCTTGCGTGAATTAGAACAATATAGTTTGATGAATAAAAATGATAGCCAATACACTCTCAATCCCTATGGCCGGTTCATCTATCAGACTTGTATCTACTACCATGATGTTATAAAAAAATCATTAGAGCTATGGGATATCCGAAATGACATTCATAGCTCTGGGCAGGTTCCTCCGAATGTACTTTATGATTCTGAGATATTTGTCCCTACGGAGTCAATTCCTGACCTTCCGGCAAAGAAGCTGTTTGAGATGATTGAATCAATCTTGTCGCTGCATTTGGTACTCCCAGTCCTCACCTATCGAATATACGATAATCTTCATCAGTTTGTTAGCGATGAGGACTCATCATTAGAGCTTATTCTCCCGCCAGAAGGAATCCAGTCTTTGAGGCAGTTTGAAGATGAGCGTTGTATTGAAGAATCTACTCTGATTACAGACGCTACCAATATTCCTCCATATGGTTTCGGAGTATATGAAGATGCGGATAGGAATAAGCAGATGAATATAATAATTTTCAGTAATAACGGCGTATGTGGACTAATTCAAAATAGTTCTCGGATGTCTACCTTTTGGGGAGAACAAAAATACGAAAACATTAATCATAGTTCGGAAGGAACAGACGAGATAGTAGAACCAGCGGAGTCATCTGGCAATGAGATTTCGGAGATCAGTGAATAA
- a CDS encoding thioredoxin family protein produces the protein MEDAYPDVEFREVDIQTDLETAEEYGVRKTPTTLVYANGERTDEFIGIVDRDELEEAIERADQQATGLTQRLASIVRR, from the coding sequence ATCGAAGATGCGTATCCGGATGTCGAATTTCGCGAGGTCGACATCCAGACCGATCTGGAGACGGCCGAGGAGTACGGCGTCCGAAAGACGCCAACGACGCTCGTGTATGCGAACGGGGAGCGGACTGACGAGTTCATCGGCATCGTCGACCGGGACGAACTGGAGGAGGCTATCGAACGTGCAGACCAGCAAGCGACCGGACTCACGCAACGGCTCGCCAGCATCGTACGCAGATGA
- a CDS encoding plastocyanin/azurin family copper-binding protein, giving the protein MNYSRRQFLGALGAGTVATAGLTRPVAAQETPVVKMGNNYFDPIGLYVDPGTTVRFEIAAGAHSATAYENRIPSDASAFDSGVISSGGFEHTFEEPGTYDYYCIPHKSVGMVGRIVVGSPGGPAENSPIPNGDVPDSEAIVEQGAIAYGSSTGGGENYGGGTMGPGMGSGSGMMNGRNGGMMNGRNGGWFGGLPFAGGVLGILGLVGGLLYLSLGRGDSPPESDGSAMETLQRRYARGEIDDEEFQRRRERLVKDQGN; this is encoded by the coding sequence ATGAACTACAGTAGACGCCAGTTTCTGGGAGCGCTCGGAGCCGGCACAGTCGCGACCGCGGGACTCACTCGGCCAGTCGCTGCACAGGAGACGCCCGTCGTCAAGATGGGAAACAACTACTTCGACCCGATCGGGCTCTATGTCGACCCCGGCACGACCGTTCGCTTCGAGATAGCTGCCGGAGCACACTCGGCGACGGCCTACGAGAACCGGATTCCATCCGACGCCAGCGCATTCGATAGTGGCGTCATCTCGTCGGGAGGATTCGAGCACACGTTCGAGGAACCGGGCACGTACGACTACTACTGCATCCCGCACAAGTCGGTCGGGATGGTCGGTCGTATCGTCGTCGGTAGTCCCGGTGGCCCGGCCGAGAACAGTCCGATTCCGAACGGCGACGTACCCGACAGCGAAGCGATCGTCGAACAAGGTGCGATAGCGTATGGCTCCAGCACCGGAGGTGGCGAGAACTATGGTGGCGGAACGATGGGTCCCGGGATGGGGTCTGGCTCGGGGATGATGAACGGTCGAAACGGCGGTATGATGAATGGCCGGAACGGCGGCTGGTTTGGCGGGCTGCCGTTCGCCGGCGGGGTACTCGGAATACTCGGACTGGTCGGTGGACTGCTCTACTTGTCACTGGGTCGAGGTGACTCACCTCCCGAGAGTGACGGTTCCGCGATGGAAACCCTCCAACGTCGATACGCACGAGGCGAGATCGACGACGAGGAGTTCCAGCGGCGCCGTGAGCGATTAGTGAAGGATCAAGGGAACTGA
- a CDS encoding MarR family transcriptional regulator — MSGGTIDIDEFENADGDEFEERNDTERIVQFLDEHDDRAWKAATIAEQLGLETDAVSAILSRLKERELVRHKRPYWAITDDEERLHSAYRLHRHHETADEQYGEEHLEELQTDEMEEVQ; from the coding sequence ATGTCAGGCGGAACCATCGATATCGACGAGTTCGAAAACGCTGACGGCGACGAGTTCGAGGAACGGAATGACACCGAGCGGATCGTACAGTTCCTCGATGAGCACGATGACCGTGCGTGGAAGGCAGCAACGATCGCCGAGCAACTCGGACTGGAGACGGACGCTGTTAGCGCAATCCTCTCGCGATTGAAGGAACGCGAGCTCGTGCGACACAAGCGCCCGTACTGGGCAATCACGGACGACGAGGAACGACTCCACTCTGCCTACCGACTCCACCGACACCACGAGACTGCGGACGAACAGTATGGTGAAGAGCATCTCGAGGAACTCCAGACCGACGAGATGGAAGAAGTACAGTGA
- a CDS encoding DUF7558 family protein encodes MRRVGDAFIAHTRFRVEPGHPEGPVQVCDRCILCIGGVLDARS; translated from the coding sequence ATTCGCCGAGTCGGAGACGCTTTCATAGCGCACACGCGGTTCCGTGTTGAACCCGGTCACCCCGAAGGCCCGGTGCAGGTCTGCGATCGCTGTATCCTATGCATTGGCGGCGTACTGGATGCCCGATCTTAA